The Clostridia bacterium genomic interval AACTTTTTTATTTTTAATATGAATTTAATTATAGTCTTAGATAATCTTTTCTAAGACTATTGTATTTTATATCTATATAGTAAAAAGGGTGAGTAAAGTGTACAGAGAGACACTGAAGCAATCAAAGACATCTTTTTTCAATAGTGTATTGTTCATTTTTCTACTAATAGTAGGACTCATGGTGTTTATGGGAATTTTAAATTTTTTGAACAGATATATAGGAATACCTTTTTTAAGCTATATATATCTTGCTTTTGTTGTATACCTGGGTTGGTATATAATAAATAAAATAATTGTGGAATTTAGATATACATTGATAGAAAACGACCTTATTTTCGAAAAACAAATTGGAAACAATCCTAAAAGAGTTTTGACTATAAATCTAAAAGATGTAAAGATGATAGCTCCTGTAAAAAGTCATAAACACATAAAGGACAATGCAAAGAAGATATTTAAGCTTACCCCTTCGCCTAGATCGCAAAAAGCGTATTTTGGAATATTCAAGCATGACGGTGTAGAAAGTAAATTCATTTTTGAACCTACTGACCAAATGGTCAAACTTTTAAAAAGACAAATACCAAACAAAGTGGAAAATTAAAAGTCAGCAAAAAAATTGCTGGCTTTTTTTACTTCAGACCCAATCTATCCTTCATTTTTGGATGCCCTTCTTCCATTCCTTTAATTCTATATCTTTTTTCAAACTAATTATGGTATCTATATTGCCACCTAGCTCTTGTGCAAGTTCAAAATCAGATAAATGATTGCTATGTAGACTTATAAATTGCATGGCATTTGGTGGTGACCGATGCATTTACCTGTTGGTAAAAGTATATTATAATAAGAGTAATGCCCTAGCATTATTTATCATGCTAGAGTTTTTTATAGAAATGGTCAAAAAAATTTATGATAGGTGATGAGAATGGCTAATGATGATTTAATTTTGACTTTCGATATTGGCACTACAGGAAACAAGTGTACAATTTTTAGTTCAGAGGGCAAACAATTATCAGCTGAAGTTGTTCCATATCAAGTGATATACCCTAAAAAAGGATGGTCTGAACAATCTCCTGATGATTTTTGGCAAAGCTGTGTACAGGGAACAAAAAAGCTGATGGCAAAAAACGGGATAGATGCTTCTAATATAGCGGTTATAGGTTTAAGCGGACATATGAACGGTTGTATCCCCATGGATAAGGAAGGTGTTCCTCTGTTTAATAATATAATTCATTCGGATACTAGGTCTGCAAAACAAAGCAGTCATATTTCGGAAATATTCGATGCAAAACAATTCTACAATATTACCGGCAACAGGATTGATCCTCACTATACATTGCCTAAAATATTATGGATGAAAGAAAATCATCCTGACATATATAAAGATACTGCCTACTTTATAAACAGCAAGGACTATATATCCTTTAAACTAACCGGAAACCCAGGGATAACTGACTTTTCGGATGCTTCCCTCACATGTATGCTGGATATAAAAAATAAGAGATGGTCTCAGGAAATACTAAAAGCATTGGATATAGATCCATGCAAACTTCCGACTTTGAAAAAATCTACTGACATTGCAGGATATGTGACAAAAGAGGCTGCTTCTTTATTAGGTATAAGGCAAGGCACACCTGTTGTCGTAGGTGGTGGCGATGGTGCTTGTGCTACTAGAGGAGCAGGAGTTACAGGCAAAGAACAGGCATATAATTATATAGGGAGCAGTTCATGGATATCTACTTTAACTGATTCCCCGGTATTGGACAAGCAGGCTAGAACTTTCAATTTTTATGACTTGGACGGGGAAAAGTGCAATATGATAGGGGCTGTACAAAGTGCTACCATATCATATGATTGGGTAGTAAACAATATTGCAAAGCATGAGGTAGAGCTATCTGCAAAAACAGGTGAAAACATATACCAGATGATAGAGGACTTGGCTAAACAATCGCCGATAGGTTCCAAGGGAGTGTTTTTCCTACCCTACTTGATGGGAGAGAGATCTCCTATATGGGATGAAAACACCAAGGGTACCTTTATAGGATTTACACTCTACAATAATAGGAACGACCTCTTAAGAGCCACATATGAAGGTATAGCCTTTGCCCTCAGAACGGTATTGGATGCTCTGGAGGATAACGACATAAACGTGCAAGGGTTGACACTTTTAGGCGGAGGTTCTAAAAGCATATTCTGGAATGAGATAATGTGCAACATATACAACAAAAACATAAGGATACATAAATACCCCGGCGAAGCCACATCCCTTGGAGCTGCATTTGCTGCAGGGGTAGGCGTAGGCATATTTAAAGATTTAGATCAGGCATGCAGTACTGTGGAATATGACAGGAATTATCAGCCTGACCAGGACAAAGCCCAGCAATATCAAAAATATTTAAATGTGTACAAGCAAATGTATCCTAATCTGAAAAACATATTTGACCAGATTTCTTCACTTGCATAACACAAGGGGACGGTCCTTCTGTGTCGTACGTATGTAGCAGCAAGTATATACGGAACATATAATACAAGGAGACGGTTCTCCTGTGTTGTATGTATGTAACAGGGGAGATGCACGGAAATGCTGATTATGCCAGGTGTATATGATACCTTCCGTGTTCCGCAATCTACCGCACTATATTATAAAATACTGAATGTATAGTGCGGTACATTAGTCGCAGCTACAGGTATCATATACACCCTCGCGAAAGTTAGATTAAACTGGCAAACAGGGACTTATATATAGAAGGTTAGTGAACTGCTCATAAATATTCGGCTAAAATAACTTGACGAACGGAATGTAGGAAACACCAGTTCAGCTTTCCCTGTCTGAGTGTAAGCGAGTTTAGGGAAAGCTTGGTATTTCCGGAATGTAGTGAGTCATAGTTATTTCCGAATATTTATCGCATGAACGATCTTCTATATATAATTCCCATCATATAAGTTCTGACATACAAATCCCGTGCTTGCTTATTATATCTTACAATAAGGTGAGGTGGATATGGATAAATTTTTCGAGAACCTAAAAAAGATTTGCGATAAACATCTTTTCGGCAAAAAAATACTTATAATGCCTTCATACGCCAGCGGTTGGCAGGTAATACATGCAGCAGCAAAAAGAGGCATCAGTTGTATAAATCTCAACGTACATACCCTTGAAGATTTATGCATAGATAAATGCAGTACATATATTCAAAAAAACAATATAAGTCTAGCTACCTCCACCCTATGCTGGCATTATATGATTCAAGTGTTGGAGGAGCTAAAAGAATCTCAACAATTGCAGTATTTTGATTCCCTCAAAATCACATCTGACCTGGCAAAATCATTTTACAAAGCCATACTGGATTTTAAAATGGCAAACATAACGCCTGCAAACATCCAACAACACCATTTTATTTCTCCTAAAAAGTACAATGATATTAAAAAGATATACCTAGAATACCAAAACACATTGAAAAGGGAACAAAAGGCTGATATAGCCGACCTTTACGCTATAGCCAGCCGTTTAAATGACAAAAACAAAGAAGATGCCATATATATTCTACCTGATAATACAAAGTTAAATCACATACAGACTAGCTTTTTAAACTCTATTACAGACAAAGACTATCTTACTCTTCCTTTAAATCCATCTAAAGATGTTGAATATGCCCGAATAAACATGGATGCTTTTACAGCCTATGGGGAAACAAATGAAGTTAGGGAAGTTTTAAGGAGGATAAAGACTGGTAGCATCCCCTTTGAAGATGTGGCTATATACTGTACCGACAGCGGCAACTATACAAGACTTTTCCATGATACATGTTCAAGTTTAGATATACCCTTTACCTGTGGTACAGGATTTGAAGTAAAGACCACAAGACCGGGAAGGCTGGTTTACGGATTGATGGATTGGATATCCAACCAATATAATGTCTGGATACTTTATTCCATGCTGTACAATAAGGAATTATATTTCAGCCACCAGCAAGCTCCTTCCTGCTTGGAGGCGGTGGATATTTTGAGAAGGGCAAAGATAGGATGGCATAAAAAAAGATATATAACCTGCTTGACAAAACTAGAGCACTGTTCAAAAGATAAAAAAGTAAAATATCTGCTGGATGTGTTCAAAGATATATTCGATCTGCTGCCCGATTCTGATGGGACAGGCTTGTATGATTACAGCCAATTCACCAAAGGACTGGCACAGGTGGTAAAGGATTACAGTTATATAGATAATGCACTGGACCAACAAGCAGAGGAGGAAATAATCCGCAGGTTGGTAACCGTATCAGAAGATACCTGCGTAAAACTGAGCATGGCTGAAACAATCCAGAGGATACAGAGTATGTTGTCTGATATAAAGATAGGAGCTGCAAGTCCAAAGCCGGGACATATATACATAACCAATTATCAAGCTGGCCCTTGGGCAGACCGGCCTTTTAACTTTATTATAGGCATGGATTCAGGTCGTTTCCCGGGGATGACGGCGGAGGATGCCATACTGTTGGATAAAGAGAGAGATAAGATAAGCAGCAACCTTGAAATAAAAAGCATCGCATATAAAGACAATATAGATGCTATGGATACCCTGATCGCCAACTTGAAAGGGAAACTCACAATGAGCTGTTCTTCATACGAGATACAGGAAAACAGAGCAAAATTCCCTTCCTCTTACTTTATCAGGATGTGGAAGGACTATTGTTCATACAGGGGACAGGATAGTCCGGAATTATCGGGAGATGGCCCTAGCCTGTGTGGGTTTATACCCAAAAGCCGACACAGCATAATCGATGAAAATGAATGGTGGCTGAATGCGTATTTTTTACAGGGCGCTAAAAATGTGGATTTTTCCGTTATAGACACATATTTTCCAAGTTTGGCTCAAGGACTAAAATCATTAAACGCCAGAAAGAGCCCCGAATTTACTCAATATGACGGAAATATCAGCATACATTCCGAATTTTTGGATCCCAGAGAAAACAAAGATTTGGTGATGTCATGTGGAAAGATAGAACAGCTGGCAGCCTGCCCTTATAGTTTTTTTCTCAAATATATATTAGGGTTGCAGCAGGCTGATGATTTATTATACGACCCGTCAACATGGCTGGATCCTTTGAATAGAGGACTGTTGCTGCACAGCATTTTTGAAAAGTTCGTCAACAATTACCTTGAGAAGGGAATAAATACAGATATACGAGAATATGCAGACACCATGTACGAAATGGCTGATGAGTTGATAGCCGATTATAAAGAGCAGATACCTCCCATCAAAGATGTTGTTTTTCAAAATCAGCGCAAAGAGATACACGATTGCTGTCAGGTATTTCTAAATGGGGAGCGAGAACGCTTGGAAAATCAAATGCCCTGCTACTTGGAACTGGATTTTGGATATAAGACTCAGGATGGAGGACTCCCGCCTGCTTTAATTCAACTTCCTTCCGGCAAAAGTTTTTATCTCTCCGGGAGGATAGACAGGGTGGACAGGACGGATCAGGGCCAGCTTATAATTATAGATTATAAGACAGGTTCTTTTAGGAATTATGATGCTAATGACTACTTTAAAGGTGGAAGGCAGATACAACACGCCGTCTACTCAGCGGCTGTAGAAAAGATATTATCCGAGAAACAAGAGGATGTGAGTCACCAGGTTAAAAGTGCAGGATATATTTTCCCCACAATAAGGGGTGAGGGTCAATGCATAATGTATCCCCAGGATAAAAGGCAGGAAGTATTTATCCTGCTGGATACATTGTTGGATATATTAGCAAAGGGTTTATTCATAATGACCGAAAGCGGCGGTGATTGCAGGATATGCGAATACGGTGATATTTGCAGGAGACAGGATGCAGAGCCGGTGCTTGCACAA includes:
- a CDS encoding PD-(D/E)XK nuclease family protein; translated protein: MDKFFENLKKICDKHLFGKKILIMPSYASGWQVIHAAAKRGISCINLNVHTLEDLCIDKCSTYIQKNNISLATSTLCWHYMIQVLEELKESQQLQYFDSLKITSDLAKSFYKAILDFKMANITPANIQQHHFISPKKYNDIKKIYLEYQNTLKREQKADIADLYAIASRLNDKNKEDAIYILPDNTKLNHIQTSFLNSITDKDYLTLPLNPSKDVEYARINMDAFTAYGETNEVREVLRRIKTGSIPFEDVAIYCTDSGNYTRLFHDTCSSLDIPFTCGTGFEVKTTRPGRLVYGLMDWISNQYNVWILYSMLYNKELYFSHQQAPSCLEAVDILRRAKIGWHKKRYITCLTKLEHCSKDKKVKYLLDVFKDIFDLLPDSDGTGLYDYSQFTKGLAQVVKDYSYIDNALDQQAEEEIIRRLVTVSEDTCVKLSMAETIQRIQSMLSDIKIGAASPKPGHIYITNYQAGPWADRPFNFIIGMDSGRFPGMTAEDAILLDKERDKISSNLEIKSIAYKDNIDAMDTLIANLKGKLTMSCSSYEIQENRAKFPSSYFIRMWKDYCSYRGQDSPELSGDGPSLCGFIPKSRHSIIDENEWWLNAYFLQGAKNVDFSVIDTYFPSLAQGLKSLNARKSPEFTQYDGNISIHSEFLDPRENKDLVMSCGKIEQLAACPYSFFLKYILGLQQADDLLYDPSTWLDPLNRGLLLHSIFEKFVNNYLEKGINTDIREYADTMYEMADELIADYKEQIPPIKDVVFQNQRKEIHDCCQVFLNGERERLENQMPCYLELDFGYKTQDGGLPPALIQLPSGKSFYLSGRIDRVDRTDQGQLIIIDYKTGSFRNYDANDYFKGGRQIQHAVYSAAVEKILSEKQEDVSHQVKSAGYIFPTIRGEGQCIMYPQDKRQEVFILLDTLLDILAKGLFIMTESGGDCRICEYGDICRRQDAEPVLAQKAADSCVPELECVRQVKTYEQN
- the xylB gene encoding xylulokinase, which encodes MANDDLILTFDIGTTGNKCTIFSSEGKQLSAEVVPYQVIYPKKGWSEQSPDDFWQSCVQGTKKLMAKNGIDASNIAVIGLSGHMNGCIPMDKEGVPLFNNIIHSDTRSAKQSSHISEIFDAKQFYNITGNRIDPHYTLPKILWMKENHPDIYKDTAYFINSKDYISFKLTGNPGITDFSDASLTCMLDIKNKRWSQEILKALDIDPCKLPTLKKSTDIAGYVTKEAASLLGIRQGTPVVVGGGDGACATRGAGVTGKEQAYNYIGSSSWISTLTDSPVLDKQARTFNFYDLDGEKCNMIGAVQSATISYDWVVNNIAKHEVELSAKTGENIYQMIEDLAKQSPIGSKGVFFLPYLMGERSPIWDENTKGTFIGFTLYNNRNDLLRATYEGIAFALRTVLDALEDNDINVQGLTLLGGGSKSIFWNEIMCNIYNKNIRIHKYPGEATSLGAAFAAGVGVGIFKDLDQACSTVEYDRNYQPDQDKAQQYQKYLNVYKQMYPNLKNIFDQISSLA